A genomic stretch from Schaalia odontolytica includes:
- a CDS encoding NUDIX hydrolase — protein sequence MPARPVDRRGGVPRPPRRSASVRAGRSHLPISAETSAGGIVVDVRDGIPYAALIARRNRAGRIEWCLPKGHLEGSETPQQAALREVAEETGIQGRIIRHLASIDYWFSGNDRRVHKVVHHYLMGYESGTITVEQDPDHEAEEAAWVPLRDVSRQLAYPNERRIVRIALDLLYRGSRD from the coding sequence ATGCCTGCACGTCCAGTTGACCGCCGAGGCGGGGTGCCCAGACCCCCGCGTCGGTCCGCTTCTGTACGCGCTGGCCGCTCTCACCTGCCGATTTCCGCGGAAACCAGCGCGGGCGGCATCGTGGTCGATGTGCGTGACGGAATTCCCTATGCGGCATTGATCGCGCGGCGCAATCGAGCGGGCCGCATCGAATGGTGTCTGCCCAAGGGGCACCTCGAAGGTTCCGAGACCCCCCAGCAGGCAGCGCTGCGTGAGGTGGCCGAGGAAACCGGCATCCAAGGACGCATCATCCGCCACCTCGCGTCGATCGACTACTGGTTCTCCGGCAACGACCGCCGTGTCCACAAGGTCGTTCACCACTACCTGATGGGCTACGAGTCCGGCACGATCACCGTCGAGCAGGATCCGGACCATGAGGCCGAGGAGGCCGCGTGGGTGCCGCTGCGCGACGTGTCGCGTCAGCTTGCCTACCCCAACGAGCGTCGTATCGTGCGCATCGCCCTGGACCTGCTGTATCGGGGTAGCCGTGACTAG